The Listeria welshimeri serovar 6b str. SLCC5334 genome has a window encoding:
- a CDS encoding DUF1033 family protein, with the protein MTKWNVYLTKGEYEPWWFFEEWETSIQADYFFAEKEAAFAKYQELAEELMQNYPNHQTKKDCLLAAWNEEEVEYCEDCEDDIQTFHGLILFLNGEVYQPTPEEKETIFKHVLTFS; encoded by the coding sequence ATGACAAAATGGAATGTCTATCTAACCAAAGGAGAATATGAGCCTTGGTGGTTTTTCGAGGAATGGGAAACTTCAATTCAAGCTGATTACTTTTTTGCAGAAAAAGAGGCAGCTTTTGCGAAATACCAAGAATTAGCAGAAGAATTAATGCAAAATTATCCTAACCATCAAACAAAAAAAGATTGTTTGTTAGCGGCTTGGAACGAAGAAGAAGTGGAATATTGCGAGGATTGTGAAGATGATATTCAAACTTTTCATGGACTTATTTTATTTTTAAACGGGGAAGTATATCAACCGACACCTGAAGAAAAAGAAACCATTTTTAAACATGTGTTAACTTTTTCTTAA
- the fni gene encoding type 2 isopentenyl-diphosphate Delta-isomerase, producing the protein MQKNDDLLRERRKDEHVALGVKQNEQLAPSSLDDIQLIGTSIPRYNVKDIDLTTTIFGVNVSLPFYINAMTGGSRHTKKINADLAEIAREVAIPMAVGSQSAALKNSSLMDTYQIVREVNPSGIIMANVSPEVAVQDGLRAIEMLEANALQIHINPAQELVMQEGDRSFSHWLARIEEYVKRSPVPIIVKEVGFGMTRETVKTLREVGVETVDLAGKGGTNFAQIENDRRRDQAYDFLLDWGISTGQSLIDMQHIDAPKIAYLASGGIRNPLDIVKSLALGADSVGMAGQIIYSLKKDGVSNTIEKLELWKEQLRGLFVLADAKNIAELKETSLIVNGKLAEWGNVRGIDLVQLANRK; encoded by the coding sequence ATGCAGAAGAATGATGACTTATTAAGAGAACGACGGAAAGATGAACATGTTGCTCTTGGAGTGAAACAAAATGAACAATTAGCGCCATCTAGTTTAGATGATATTCAGCTGATTGGGACTTCTATTCCGCGTTATAATGTGAAAGATATTGATTTGACTACGACCATTTTTGGCGTAAATGTTTCTCTTCCATTTTATATTAATGCGATGACAGGGGGAAGTCGACATACGAAGAAAATCAACGCCGACCTTGCTGAAATAGCGCGCGAAGTAGCTATCCCGATGGCCGTCGGTTCTCAGTCTGCAGCTCTAAAAAACAGTTCCCTTATGGATACATACCAAATTGTTAGAGAAGTGAACCCAAGTGGTATAATTATGGCCAATGTTAGTCCTGAAGTGGCTGTTCAAGACGGACTTCGTGCGATTGAAATGTTAGAAGCAAATGCACTGCAGATTCATATTAATCCGGCACAAGAATTAGTTATGCAAGAAGGCGACCGCTCTTTTAGTCATTGGTTAGCAAGAATAGAGGAGTATGTAAAACGCTCACCAGTACCAATTATTGTAAAAGAAGTTGGCTTTGGAATGACGAGAGAGACTGTAAAGACACTAAGAGAAGTTGGGGTCGAAACAGTAGATTTGGCTGGAAAAGGCGGAACCAATTTTGCTCAAATTGAAAACGATCGTCGCCGCGACCAAGCTTATGATTTTTTACTCGATTGGGGTATTTCAACGGGGCAATCATTAATAGATATGCAACACATAGATGCTCCTAAGATTGCTTATTTAGCATCTGGAGGCATTAGAAATCCGCTAGACATTGTCAAATCTTTGGCGCTCGGAGCGGATAGTGTTGGCATGGCCGGACAAATTATTTATTCATTAAAAAAAGATGGCGTATCAAATACCATCGAAAAACTTGAACTATGGAAAGAACAACTACGTGGCTTATTCGTCCTTGCTGATGCAAAAAATATTGCCGAATTAAAAGAAACTTCTTTAATTGTAAACGGGAAACTTGCTGAGTGGGGAAATGTAAGAGGAATTGATTTGGTACAACTTGCGAATAGAAAATAA
- a CDS encoding rhodanese-related sulfurtransferase, with the protein MSDYQVLLYYKYTTIDDPETFAKEHLAACKEMELKGRILVASEGINGTVSGTVEATNKYMDYMANDARFADMVFKIDAADSHAFKKMHVRPRAEIVSLSLEEDVNPLEVTGTYLEPTEFREALLDEDTVILDARNDYEFDIGHFRGAVRPDIQNFRELPGWIEENRDQLADKKIVTYCTGGIRCEKFSGWLKTAGFEDVSQLHGGIATYGKNEETKGELWDGQMYVFDERIAVPINQVNPTIVGKDYFDGTPCERYINCANPYCNKQILASIENEEKYLRSCSHECRVHPANLYTKELSKEEFTERLQAISETSPEMVQ; encoded by the coding sequence ATGAGTGACTATCAAGTGTTGTTATATTACAAATACACAACGATTGATGATCCAGAAACTTTTGCAAAAGAGCATCTTGCAGCTTGCAAAGAAATGGAATTAAAAGGCCGAATTTTGGTGGCATCTGAGGGGATTAACGGCACCGTTTCGGGAACAGTAGAAGCAACAAACAAATATATGGATTATATGGCAAATGACGCTCGCTTCGCTGATATGGTATTTAAAATTGACGCGGCTGACTCTCATGCTTTTAAAAAAATGCATGTCAGACCTCGTGCTGAAATTGTTAGCTTAAGTTTAGAAGAAGATGTAAATCCACTAGAAGTTACTGGAACTTATTTAGAACCAACTGAGTTTCGTGAGGCACTTTTGGATGAAGACACGGTGATTTTAGATGCTCGAAACGATTATGAATTTGATATTGGTCATTTCCGCGGGGCAGTTCGTCCGGATATTCAAAACTTCCGTGAATTACCTGGCTGGATTGAAGAGAATCGTGATCAACTAGCTGACAAAAAAATCGTCACTTATTGTACTGGTGGGATTCGCTGTGAAAAATTTTCCGGCTGGTTAAAAACTGCTGGCTTTGAAGATGTAAGTCAACTTCACGGAGGAATTGCAACATACGGCAAAAACGAAGAAACTAAGGGTGAGCTCTGGGACGGCCAAATGTATGTTTTTGATGAAAGAATCGCTGTGCCAATTAACCAAGTAAATCCTACTATTGTTGGAAAAGATTACTTCGATGGTACGCCATGCGAACGTTATATCAATTGCGCGAACCCATATTGTAATAAGCAAATCTTGGCTTCTATCGAAAATGAAGAAAAGTATTTGCGTAGCTGTTCACATGAGTGTCGTGTGCACCCAGCAAATCTTTATACAAAAGAACTATCTAAAGAAGAATTTACTGAACGCCTTCAAGCAATTAGTGAAACTTCACCAGAAATGGTTCAATAA
- a CDS encoding YitT family protein, whose protein sequence is MSYVQINESFMEELALKKVKQERRKRLKWFVYKFLMITFGAILMGVGLELFLVNNRILDGGVVGISIIISQLTPLPLGVLTFVLNIPFFIIGYRKIGKVFALFTLYGIAVMSIVTLVLHDMKPVTDDLLLATVFGGMTLGLGVGLVIRNGGALDGTEIISIIINGRTPFSTGQIIMFINIVIFIVAGLVFNWDRAMYSLITYFLAYKVIDIVIQGVDESKSAFIISRYYEEIGAEIMEQLGKGVTYLDATGGYSGDVRKVVFVIVSRFEEVKVKAILDEIDPDAFLAVGGSMSEVRGGKLMNTKTPHL, encoded by the coding sequence GTGAGCTATGTGCAAATAAATGAATCGTTTATGGAAGAACTAGCTTTGAAAAAAGTAAAACAAGAACGTAGGAAAAGATTGAAATGGTTTGTCTATAAATTTTTAATGATTACCTTTGGTGCAATTCTAATGGGGGTTGGATTGGAACTTTTCCTAGTTAATAACCGAATTTTAGATGGTGGAGTTGTTGGTATTTCCATTATTATTTCCCAATTAACGCCGTTACCACTTGGGGTTTTAACTTTTGTTCTTAATATTCCTTTTTTCATTATTGGTTACCGGAAAATCGGAAAAGTTTTTGCGCTATTTACTTTATACGGTATTGCAGTTATGTCGATTGTCACCCTGGTTTTACATGATATGAAACCGGTGACTGATGACTTGTTACTTGCCACTGTATTTGGTGGAATGACGCTTGGACTTGGAGTCGGTCTTGTTATTCGAAACGGTGGAGCGCTTGATGGGACAGAAATTATTTCTATTATTATCAACGGGCGTACACCATTTTCAACAGGACAAATAATTATGTTTATTAATATTGTGATTTTTATCGTAGCAGGTCTTGTGTTTAACTGGGACCGGGCAATGTATTCCTTGATTACATATTTCCTAGCGTATAAAGTGATTGATATTGTTATTCAAGGTGTAGATGAATCGAAAAGTGCTTTTATTATCAGTCGATATTACGAGGAAATTGGTGCAGAAATTATGGAACAGCTTGGAAAAGGTGTAACATACTTAGATGCAACTGGTGGATATTCTGGCGATGTAAGAAAAGTAGTTTTCGTTATCGTCTCTAGATTTGAAGAAGTAAAAGTGAAAGCTATTTTGGATGAGATTGATCCAGATGCCTTTTTGGCCGTCGGAGGAAGTATGTCCGAGGTTCGCGGTGGAAAGCTGATGAACACAAAAACACCACACCTATAA
- a CDS encoding FtsK/SpoIIIE family DNA translocase produces the protein MATQKKKTTGRKKTSTRSKKKKSASFRIEITGIVLIAIGLIGILQLGFIGRGFFALAEMFVGLLSYVLLAGIVILGGYMVIRRKMPRLFSKRLVGIYLIVLGFLTYIHMYFIIHHLGANAPVVSSTWKLVLENLFRPNQVSFVGAGMIGAAITSVTYFLLDRLGTNIIAILLIIYGFSLVSGVSIRQFFSKITEFVRYLFSKGKAATEKGKEVKAKRDKKKAEKAVDVEPDEVIEVVQPLTSIKEEKTPPIISNFSSKVEQEKAPLEENVDVKEKELEMFQQESFENEIYQLPPVDILAPAKVTDQSKEYDQIKVNAKKLEDTFESFGVKAKITQVHLGPAVTKYEVQPSVGVKVSKIVSLSDDIALALAAKDIRIEAPIPGKSAIGIEVANQNVAMVSLREVLENNPKNNPDEKLQIALGRDISGEAMMANLDKMPHLLVAGATGSGKSVCINGIITSILLRAKPHEVKMMMIDPKMVELNVYNGIPHLLAPVVTNPKKAAQALQKVVAEMERRYDLFSHTGTRNMQGYNDYVKKQNELNEEKQPELPFIVVIVDELADLMMVASNDVEDAITRLAQMARAAGIHLIIATQRPSVDVITGVIKANIPSRIAFAVSSSIDSRTILDMGGAEKLLGRGDMLLLPVGSSKPTRIQGAFLSDAEVEDVVNYVISQQKAQYVEEMIPDDIPEVEGEVTDELYHEAVELVVEMQTASVSMLQRKFRIGYNRAARLIDEMEQRGVVGPHEGSKPRRVNVEITPDNE, from the coding sequence ATGGCGACACAAAAGAAAAAAACGACTGGACGAAAGAAAACGTCCACACGTTCAAAAAAGAAAAAATCTGCTTCTTTTCGTATAGAGATAACAGGTATAGTGCTCATTGCAATAGGGCTTATCGGAATATTACAATTAGGTTTTATCGGTCGAGGTTTTTTTGCTCTGGCTGAAATGTTTGTTGGTCTTCTAAGCTATGTTTTACTTGCAGGAATAGTTATACTTGGTGGTTATATGGTTATTAGAAGGAAGATGCCTCGCCTTTTTAGCAAACGATTAGTAGGTATTTATCTGATTGTTTTAGGCTTTTTAACATATATACATATGTATTTTATTATTCATCATTTAGGGGCAAATGCGCCTGTTGTTTCCAGTACATGGAAATTAGTACTAGAAAATTTATTTAGACCAAATCAAGTGAGTTTTGTTGGCGCGGGGATGATTGGTGCCGCTATTACTTCGGTCACGTATTTCTTGCTGGACCGCCTTGGGACAAATATTATAGCTATTCTTTTAATTATTTATGGTTTTTCACTTGTATCCGGCGTTTCTATTCGTCAATTTTTCTCAAAAATAACAGAGTTTGTTCGTTACTTATTTTCAAAAGGTAAAGCAGCAACAGAAAAAGGTAAAGAAGTAAAAGCAAAACGAGATAAAAAGAAAGCTGAAAAAGCGGTTGATGTAGAGCCAGACGAAGTAATTGAGGTAGTCCAACCACTAACATCTATCAAAGAAGAAAAAACGCCACCAATTATTTCGAATTTTAGTTCCAAAGTAGAACAAGAGAAAGCACCTTTGGAAGAAAACGTAGATGTGAAAGAAAAAGAACTAGAAATGTTCCAACAAGAATCCTTTGAAAATGAAATTTATCAATTACCACCAGTAGATATTTTAGCACCAGCCAAAGTTACGGACCAAAGTAAAGAATATGACCAAATCAAAGTCAATGCAAAAAAATTAGAAGATACTTTTGAAAGCTTTGGAGTAAAAGCGAAAATTACACAAGTACATCTAGGACCGGCAGTGACAAAATATGAAGTGCAGCCATCTGTAGGTGTCAAAGTAAGTAAAATTGTTTCATTAAGTGATGATATTGCTCTTGCTTTAGCTGCAAAGGACATTCGTATTGAAGCGCCGATTCCAGGTAAATCTGCTATTGGTATTGAAGTAGCCAACCAGAATGTAGCAATGGTTTCTTTACGTGAGGTGTTAGAAAATAATCCAAAAAACAATCCGGATGAAAAATTACAAATTGCGCTCGGTCGAGATATTTCTGGCGAGGCAATGATGGCCAACCTCGACAAAATGCCCCATCTGCTTGTAGCGGGAGCGACTGGTAGTGGGAAATCCGTTTGTATTAATGGCATCATTACGAGCATTTTGCTTCGTGCTAAACCACATGAAGTAAAAATGATGATGATAGATCCTAAAATGGTAGAGTTAAACGTGTATAATGGTATTCCGCATTTACTTGCACCAGTTGTCACTAATCCTAAAAAAGCCGCTCAAGCTTTGCAAAAAGTAGTTGCTGAAATGGAGCGCCGTTATGATTTGTTTTCACATACAGGTACGCGAAATATGCAAGGCTATAATGATTATGTAAAAAAACAAAATGAGCTTAACGAAGAAAAACAACCAGAATTACCGTTTATTGTAGTAATTGTGGATGAATTAGCAGATTTAATGATGGTTGCTTCAAATGATGTAGAAGATGCTATTACACGACTTGCACAAATGGCTCGTGCAGCTGGAATACATTTAATTATTGCAACTCAACGACCATCTGTGGATGTAATTACAGGAGTTATTAAAGCAAATATTCCATCTCGAATCGCTTTTGCTGTATCTAGTTCTATTGATTCAAGGACTATTTTAGATATGGGCGGGGCGGAAAAACTATTAGGTCGGGGAGATATGTTACTTCTTCCTGTTGGATCTAGCAAGCCAACTCGCATCCAAGGTGCCTTTTTATCCGATGCTGAAGTGGAGGATGTTGTTAATTATGTTATCTCACAACAAAAGGCGCAGTATGTGGAAGAAATGATACCTGATGATATTCCTGAGGTGGAAGGCGAAGTTACCGATGAACTTTATCATGAAGCTGTGGAGCTTGTTGTAGAAATGCAAACAGCCTCTGTATCCATGTTGCAAAGAAAATTCCGGATTGGCTATAACCGGGCAGCAAGATTAATTGATGAAATGGAGCAAAGAGGCGTCGTCGGACCTCATGAAGGTAGCAAACCAAGACGTGTAAATGTGGAAATCACACCGGATAATGAATAA
- the proG gene encoding pyrroline-5-carboxylate reductase ProG: MTKIGFIGFGSMATLIASKMIETKTATPEEIILYSSSENKHFKAFYAKYPTTQLAANEAEVFTKAEHSFICKLPLAVLPLIQDCASVLTPERHVISIAAGVSTVDILDISPQLQVSKLIPSITTSVGVGTTLIAHADTVSRSNTNWLESAFEHFGHVMTIREENMDIASDLTSSSPGIIAAIFEQFVEATLRRSTLSDAEVFQMINFSLAGTSKLLVEADYTFNGLIERVATKGGITAEGVELSQRELPAFFDELLERTQGKYASSKKEIEAQKRDLLS; encoded by the coding sequence ATGACAAAAATAGGTTTTATTGGTTTTGGAAGTATGGCGACTTTAATTGCATCTAAAATGATTGAAACAAAAACGGCTACTCCAGAGGAAATCATCCTTTATTCCAGCTCCGAAAATAAACATTTTAAAGCGTTTTATGCTAAATATCCTACTACGCAATTAGCTGCTAATGAAGCAGAGGTTTTTACCAAAGCAGAACATAGTTTTATTTGTAAATTACCTCTTGCTGTGTTGCCGCTCATCCAAGATTGCGCTTCTGTTTTAACTCCTGAGCGTCATGTGATTTCTATTGCAGCTGGTGTAAGTACCGTTGACATATTAGATATTTCACCTCAATTACAAGTTAGTAAATTAATACCTTCTATCACAACAAGTGTTGGTGTGGGTACAACTTTGATTGCTCATGCTGACACGGTTTCTCGTTCTAACACTAACTGGTTAGAATCTGCATTTGAACATTTTGGTCATGTGATGACTATCCGAGAAGAAAATATGGATATTGCAAGTGATTTAACAAGCTCTTCTCCTGGTATTATTGCTGCTATATTCGAACAATTTGTAGAAGCCACACTACGTCGATCTACTTTATCTGATGCTGAAGTCTTTCAAATGATTAATTTTTCATTAGCTGGTACTTCTAAACTTTTAGTTGAAGCTGATTATACTTTTAATGGCTTAATTGAGCGAGTTGCTACTAAAGGCGGTATTACTGCTGAAGGAGTCGAACTTAGTCAAAGAGAATTACCTGCATTTTTTGATGAACTCCTCGAGCGAACTCAAGGAAAATACGCCTCAAGCAAAAAAGAAATCGAAGCCCAAAAACGAGATTTATTATCTTAA